The window AAGTCTCGCCGCCGCCTGTGGGTTGTACAGGAGTCTCTCTGGATGCTGTAAATATCACGAATGTACAACTAAAtgtttcacttcctgtgtggCCAAATCACCGTTTGTACTCTTCAGTTTCTGGATTCAGTTCCGACACGTTGTGAGCCACGTGTACAGTATTGGGTACTGTAACAAGGTCGATTCGGTGGAGAAACTACTACAATCTGCTGTATTATATAAGTCAGGGGTAGggaaccctggtcctcgagggccaccatcctgcatgttttccttgtttctctgctccaacacacctgattcagtggttaaattacctctttatgcctgttaatcagccactaattcaaatcaggtgcgttggagcagaggaacaagtaaaacctgcaggatggaggccctccaggaccaggactgcccacCCCTGATATAAGTCTTCTAAACTTGAGTTTTGCTGtcttgcacaaaaaaaaaaacaacccagaaaacctttttgttttggtttgcatGGCTCACGTTTTCTTCTGTCTGTGCCTTTTTGAGGACGTTTTTCAAGAATAGATGCTTTAGATTTACACAGTCTTTTGGAGGCACAGTCTGTGTCCGTCTGACATATTTTCTTAACCTGTAAATGTTGTTCTTATATAGGGATCATTTGTATCGATGTGCCACTTACCGCTCTTTTTTAAGATTGGTACtgaaatgaataattttatacAGTTTTCCTGTCTCGTTAGCCGAATAGCACAGTGCTTTCTCTGGTACTCCAGCTGGGTTTTGTTCTAACATTGtaatgacttgttttgtttttttttgttgtattttttttaattgttagtaAGTCCACTgattttcacttcacttcaaagTGTCTTTTTATATGTTTGTAAACTGTCTTCCTGCCTAAACAGTGAGCATTATGAGCAATATTAACTTATTCTCTGCTGATCCGtgtcttgtttttgcttcataATATCTGTTCTCTCAGCAGCTGCTTGTGCCATTTTAGAtttataataatgataaaatcCAGCAGAACATCAAGGTGCACAGATCATCACAAACTCATGTCTTGTTGCTTTTAAACTTCTAATTATTAGTCCTGTGTAAATACCTTCATtggcaataaaaaaagctttggcACTTGTGATGCTTTATGAAAATTCAATTTCTCTAGTGTGACGTTAATATTTCTCATTCCAACCTCTGATATCGTGTCTAAAGTGTGTGAAGCTGAAATCTCAGCTGCTAATGTGTgagactttaaaagaaaacaaaaaaacatttgaactctTTCAGGTCAAAGTGCAACCAGGACAGAGTTTGACATTCGAACTCTCAGTTTAAATCTGTGTGCatttcaatttctttttcaGTAGTTTGGAATAAATTCATGACAATAAAGTGGCTGGATTTAGGATTATTCCAAGGTTTACGGAAAGTTCTTGGACCCTTACAAAGtaaagcacaaaaagtaagtaaatttgtatttggttggttatttctttgttgtaacaatgcttcttagCATTAAATCTTGTATCATTGGAAAGCCTGCTTATTTCCTGTTAAATGGTGCCGcatttgttaggaaaacatttgagggttgagcagcagagttgagtaagTGGGTTGCAGCCATAAAgaacttgccaaatcttttcTGCCAacgccaaacagcttattctgctattgCTACTATATATCGTCTGGTACCTCAGGTGGTGACAATCAGGTGTCTGATTATCAGCACCTGAGAGCAACCAGTGGCAATCCCATATCTCCGCTGTCCGGGACCGAACTCTCTCCTCCAAGATGACACCGCTATAGGCCCACAGAGCGGAGTTTATCAAGAGACTACCTCTGGACCCTGATGAGCAGAAAGACAAGGAGGTGCCACGTtgctgtggctgtgtatggttcttccacatgctactgaggcaTCTGTTTGTTGAACGAATAAATTGTTTAATTGCCagtatgtcttgtttcttcagacttcaatcttccaatccaataaaaaagaccaaacaagagtcaacagCAGAATAATCTGTTCGACAGAGAAGATCTGACAAGTTTTTTTATGGACGCAACCCAGAAACTGATCTCTGCTGGTCTCTGTCATATTGTTTCTCTAAAACAGGTCTCTCCTGAAAATGAGTCCTCAAGTCTCAATGAGACTACCCATATAAAGaatgccaaaacaaacatgcattttcctaacaaatgtggcaccatttagggggaaataaacagactttcCAGCAATATAAGATTTGTTGCCAAGatgcattgttacaacaaagaaataatcaaccaaacacaaatgtcCTTACTTTTTGCGATACATTTATATACAATATTACTGAGAACTCCTCACTATTAAATCCATAGAAGACACTCTTATGAGTTTGTCTTCCTGCAAATATTTTGGTTTCATAATTGATGAAAATCTTTAAGTTCCAGTTTCTTGAATGTGGTTACCTctaaacgttaatcagctgtagatgtacacccagtgattactttctgggagttttgcTAAAATCCCTGTAGTGGTTCAttggatattttgttaacagacagccAATGAACATACACGTATATatagacatgggcaaaaatgcttttttacttttgcattCAACCTTATTTCGGCCAAGACACCAGCcagttcagtttcagcatcCAGACTTAAAACCAGAGTGCCGAGTGTGATTTCGGGGCCTCATTTActcattctttgttttgtttttttaattttactgaaattGGGCCAAAATGGGTCCAAACTCTAAAAGACCAGAAACATTTACAGTTGTTCTGCAATATGCAGCTGATTAGGGAGGGAAAGTCTCCATCATAAATCATTTCCTAAACATTAAGGACTGGTGACACTGaggctaaaagtagcttttCTCCAAACCAGTTTTCATTACAGCACAGCAAGTtagaaatgacattaaaaaactGGCACTGGGTAGGAACCTGTTACATGAATTTatatgattaaaataataatgataacaataaaatgtttttaaaggtgttCAGTTTGGTCATCTGGTTACATTTTCGCTGCATCTCCTTAAAACAGCATCAGAAAAgtaaagaaaccagaaactacATTCGTGTTCTTTCATTAGTTGTTCTAAATTAATGGATCTAAACTATCTTCGAGTCTTCAGGGCCTTTGTGTTCAATCCTCACTGAGGAGcaggagaacctggaggagaacTGAAACAGCTGCCCGGGGCTCTGGCGCCCCCTGGCGGCCGCTCGCTCTGCTCCGCTCTCCGGTCAGTCTGTGCTGCTGTGCGGGGGGCAGGTGTGCCTGTGGCTTCAGGACAGGTGAGAAGTAAATTAAACTTACGCCCACACTTATTGTATTCgatatattttaatttcagagcGGAATTTTGGCTTTCCGTGCATTACATTTATTTGACTACCGCCCTGACGTGATTAGTTCGTCAACTGCCGACAGCTGGTGACGGTTGTCAATCACAAAGCTAACGGCTAACGGCTAACAGCCGCTGAACCGGTGGAGTGGAGGACTTAGCCCAAGTTACAACTAAGAGTGATATGGTCGAAATTGTTTTGTGTATTAATTACTTTACATATCTAATTACCTCACCTACTGTATCAAAAAAAGATGGGGCGGCACCACCGAACTACCCTCGATGTGCGTTCAAGTAAATTTCCAAAGTTCtcactgcttttaattttgtgtgtgtgtgtgttcgtttgtctgtcttgttagcaaaatatctcacgaaccaatGGCCAGATTTAActaaactctcagaaggtaatcattgctGTTACCCTACACctgagtcaacccgattcaagatggccgccgagattcagtcagttttatttgcagatatttagcttaaagtttggtgtggttgaaGATGGGACTAAATCACAACACGCACTTTGAACACTCCGTGTTGTCCaacatctttgttaaaaacgtaacaaaatattttattaaccactggacagattttaataaaacttgaaagtaaccactggaatAAACATCCACCACTGATAAACTTTTGAGGCAACCCATTTTACAGTAGcagccacagctagtcaacactaaaatggctgtaacttggTCAGATTTActaatattgagctaaggtttgatgtggtagcagctaaACCTTTCTCGCCACAAGATCTTGGTTTAACacttggcatgaaaggtggcaggtgatacacattccttcaaggaacgcgaGGCCTTAATTATAAAAGcatgctttttgtgtttaaacccTTTAACTGTGTGTCACAGGTAACGTCATGCCTCAGACTGGACTCAGCTTCGATGGCGGACAGAGGGGAGCGCATGGCAACCCCTGGAAAGTCAATCATCTGCTCAACGAGCACATTCCTGGCAGGAGTTCTGTAAAGGGAGCAGCGCTTCACCACAGCCGCTCAGATGGCAGTCAAACCAGTGGGCGCTCAAGCGTCGGCTCGCTGGGCCGTCCCAGACCACCGCATACGGTTAATGGTCATGTTAATCACGGACACGAGGGCGAGAGTCCAAAAGCAGCTCTGCCGAAGAAAGTCTGGGCAAGAGAGAGCGACTTTTCGCCCGTCACCGCTAGTGCTGCGAGCGCACCGGGCGCTGGGAATCCGTGCTGCAAATATGAGCACCTGGTTCCAGATCCCAGTTTATCAGCACCGAAGAACAATCACAGAGGAAGGAAgaaattcagacagaagaagaagaggtgcGTCAACAACCGTTTGTTCCTTTTTACTCAAATCTTCCGTACATGAGTACAGAAGTGAAGCACTGAGTCAGATGGAAATACGTGTCTCCTGTTCAGGCTGAAAGGTTTTAGCTAtaggaaaataaagtttttaaaaggatTACTGACCAGGAAATACATTGATTGCATTCATTCTTATCTTAATCTCACTTTTGCTGCTTGTTAGCAGGAACAGTCAGGAGGTTATAGACAGTGTTGCCTAAACGTTTTACCAGAGCTCATGCTGGtggagattctcagtcatccaggacatggtaaatcccccccaaaaaaggttaaaaacaaaaacaactggacttctgttctgtagctgaagacgtttcgcttctcagaaagctcctcggatgagaagcgaaacgtcttcagctgcagtatagaagtccagttgtttttgtttttaaccttttttctttatttgatttaccAGAGCATGAGAATAACTCAAAGGGATTAATTCAACCCTTTGATAATAGTGAGataaaatagtttctttttgcaATTCTACCTAATAAAAGAGCTTTTATTTAGTAAATCAGCTTAGCAAAACAACTCAAAGCTGAGCCTGGTATGAATAACaattttcaggttttgttttttgctatttCACGCAAATCACTTTAATTCATTATGCTTTTACCTTTTTGAGGGTTATGAGCCTTTTTAAAAGTGGTTGTCACAGACAATTAAAGGTCCAAATGAAATGCTGTATACTGTGTAAACACTGTGTAAAAGGTTTATTAGTGACATttagaagagtttgtttttaactttaatgacACATGTGCCTGTTAGTCCCACCTTTAATCCTAAAATAATTGGTTGCTGGAGTTATGACAGATCCCAGTGTGAAGTACTTCCTACCACGTGTTCCTCCTGCGGCAGCTTCTCATCTCACCGGTTGAAGACTTCACCGGGTTTTATTTGGAGCAAACAACTATAACTAAagttaaaatgtattattgttCTTAGGATTTAGCTATTTACCCATGTACTACCATGTATTTCCTGTAGGTCTACAGTTAAAGAGttgctcaaaagaaaaaaaaacctgccagcTTGTTGCATACAGTAACCAAAGTCTGTTTGCAGAGATGATAAAGACCCGTCATCGGGAAGTTCTGCGCCTCCACTGATGCCACAACAAGAGCAGGAAGACTGGGAGAAAGAGATCCAAGAGGTCACACTCAGAAACTGGGAAAAGATGTGTTTTGGCGTCGCAGCTTATGGTATTTCCTGATGGCTTCGGTTAAGGAATAATATTGTAGTTCGGGTTGGTTTCTTGGTCTCAATATTTTCCAGATGTCTGATGAAACGCTGTACTGCTAAATAGCCCCGATCGTGCAGGCCCATCCTCGCGGTCCTCACGTTTAAGGCCCGACTTTGAAGGGCTCACTCAGAGGTTTTTGTGGAGTCCGAGTCCTTGATGGGTCACAGCTGTTCAGGCAACATGAGGGGAGTTTACGTCGTAACGAGCAGCACTTTGGCTGCTAGGATATTCCACTTACAGGGGAAAAGTAGGGAATTTGGTTTCAGTGTCTCTATGTTTGgataagtaaagaaaaacaaggaaatagCCTGGAAAAGCATTTATGTTTCGAGacacttttccacattttctaaaaaagggaaaagtagTTTTCTCAGATATGCAGGGTATTTTACAAACTATTTAGAAAAGATGTAGACTCTAAATAACTCCCAGTTTCAGTAACTTGAATGGCAGCTAGCTGTGAAATCTGAAGCACTTTATAAAGTCAGTCATGGGTTAAAATTATATTACTTGAAACCTGTTAGTCACAGGTTAGCCAAGCAAACTTTGccgtttattttactttaaaatattcagttttagaaaacatattgttttattaaatactaCTGAAAGTGATTAGGCCTAATtgataaaaatctcttttttttttgctcttcagAAGTGTTGTTTcttgctgggtttttttgtatctaGCTTGTCTTTTATGGACTtggagacagaaataaaaaaaaacccaaactgataactatttaaactttttctctgaatttacaataaatattaattatcaCTAATGCCTAATTGAATgcctagcattcctggaagAAATTCTTATCATATGTTAAAATGTTAAGCAAAAATTATCAGATGCTGAGGAGGGACAGATTTATAGCCAGTTTGGTCacaccttgtaaatgacattatgtgtaATATGATGTGATTATATGAGATGTTTTAGCACATTAATTACTGAAGTATGACTTCAACaattaatggtaaagttttaaaaatgttgtgcagTCTGTTAGCACTTGTAGTGCtcatgactgtcagctactaacaaatcaaacttcagctcaatatctgtaaatttgacagagttacagccatttttgtgtttgctaagttcagctggctgtggtggccatcttgaatatggttgactccaaaggttaatcagtagtagtagaggtacatccagtgattacttttgaaagtttcattatttgTTGAAAAAGGGCTGAAAATTGACTGAAACAACACCGTTTCCAGAAGGTATCTGTTATTCTGAGACAGCCCCTGGTGGTCTGCGTGTCCTGCAGGTCCCGAGGACGTGATCCACTTCACGCTACGGGGCTCGACCCTCCAGGAGAGAACTACGGCGGACCTTCCGGCGACGGCTAGTTACAGCCCGGCTGTTCACCACGTGCGTCCCCTTCGATGGAGGTGCTACAGGACTCCCGCCGAGCCGGACCAGTTTGCAAACGCTGAAGAGTAAGCCAGACTTGGTTAATATTCCCAAATCAAATGAACCGCCGGGCCTTTACGTAGACCACGCTGGGTCACGCTGTTCTCCCTGACCCGTTCAGTGGATTGTAATTAGACAGTAagtagattatttatttaactttacatttttttcttagtaaAAGGTTTAGTCACAtaaatcaaatgtaaagtaCTTCATCCAGGTCTGTGAAAAATAGGCTGAAGCTGTTAGAGGTCAAAGGTTGTAAAGTAAAATCTAAGTTCCTTTTATTATAGGTTgtaattttgattttatcttagttttttaatgtacagatttttattttgtttttttagttgtgcACCACACTTTCTGGTTTTTATAGTTCTTATCGTTTTAACAAGtttttgtggtttaaaatgATGCCGTCAGTGACTCATTTGAGAAGAAGCGTTTGCATTTTTCATGACCACTAAGTACATGAAGTTACAGTTTTGATTTAACACCCATCGGACAGTTGGCTTCACGAGGAAACAATGGTTTGATTGTGCAACAGCGTTGTTGTCTGCCTGTTCAAATAAtcgcttttgttttcttgactaaaataaatcaaattttcttCAAAGGTTTGCTCCAACTGTGCATGTCTCGGTTTAACAAATTGCTGCTTCAGTCAGGGTgaaagttaactttttttttggtttatatgtGAAAGGAGGGGGGGCAAAGAATTTACCTCTTTTCCTCGTATATATTTTATCTTTGTGCTGTTTGAGGCGATTGCAGCTTCCCACCACTAGATGGTAGTGATGATGTAAGATTTATTCGGTGATATTTATTTCCACACACCTCAGGGAGTTCAACGGGTTCATTCTTAAAGACTTGGGAGACACAAGCTTCTGCTTGCTTACTGCTCAGCCCCGTTTCTCCCTGTTTAATTCAGAATGCAACTTAAAATTGGATTTCAGGCAACTGTTACTGAGCAGATCAAGGTAATCTCATGATTCTGAATCGATAATGTTCGCAGACGCTTTGCCTCTAATGGATGTCGAAATCACAGTCTGATTTCTCTGCCCTTTGCTGGGCTTTGCAGTTGAATTTTAAGTAGCTCTGTGAGGgatttttatgtataaaaaaagagactgcAACATCAAGATCCGTCATTATCAAAGAGCTGAAGTTGCTTTTGATGTTCTCCACTCTTCAACGTGGCTTCCATTGTTGATCTTAAAGGCGAATCTGACTGGGGGAACGGTGATGATAGGGTAGGCAGGCATGATgatactgttgtttttttgttaggtttttttgtttttttttgtattgtttgcaGACGCTGGCAAAAATGTGCTTTGGACCGTCTGTCAGTGCCACTGCAGCGTTTATGTTGGTCTCAGAGggataaaaatgagaaaatggtCACTTGATGTTGTCAGTTTGGAGCACTGGTTCAGTCTGTGCTCGTGTTTCTGCGGGAGGGTGAACTGTCTGAGTCTGTGTGGTTTCAAAACAGACTGGTTAATGGAGATCTGAGGGTGTGCTTTACCTGTCAACCAATAAATGCAGGAATAACCTTTAATATACTATCAGCACACATTTGAACTGGGTGCTGTGACTTTCgcttttttgtgagttttataattctcaaaaatatttatttatttagaaacattttctccATAATAAGACTTTGAGATCTatatcatttaattaaaaatatatgtatttatgtatgtatatgtgtatatatattttttgaatttgGTTTGTCCtacttgttctatttttattttcttatgctAGTTTTAGCAAGCTTTTTGCTagctttagcttctagctaccattgtgctacttttagctcgcATTATACTACCTTTCTGTTTTTACGTCctgttctgcttcatttagctttaacggctcagtttcagctttttcagccgTCATTCAGCTCAGTATTCAcgctgtatttttgcagaaatgctAATTCTTTAGTTTACTCTGATCATTTTTATATGCTTGTCTTTCCCCGAGGATAAAATCCACTCTAAAGCGAAATTCCCATATGTTATCAGTTTGATCTGGgattgttaaaatatttgtggATAAGCATGAAAAAGAGCTgtcagtttaacatttaaactgtaCTATATGCTGTTTAAACATGAAGCCTTTCACTGTTTTCACGAGCATGTgacaagttcttttttttttttttttacaagttgctcactaaaaaaaaagtctttcttcaCTTAAAAAGTCCCCCTCAGCGCTGTCAGGCTGTGCTCAAAGCCCATCTGTTATTGATTGTCACTGGTGCTCAGTTTGACTCGACAAGGCTGCTTCACAATCATAAATCTTGATTAACCAGCATTAAGAATCATAAAGTGGTTCGCCTGAGGGTTCGAGGGATTTCCCTTCGAttgctgaaggagctggaaTGGTCCTGCCCGTGCATTTTTTCGGAGGAATATTAGATATTAGAGCTCCGGCGTTAGGAAACAGCGTCTGTCGTGCATGTTGTAACACTGGTGAGTGAATAATAGCTCTGTATGTCCCCGAGGATCCTTTCAGCACATTTCagaatttgaacaaataaaccAATACACTGGAGGTCTGAAATGACCGGCCCCACTTGGCCTCCTGCAGCCACACCACAACACGGCATTTGTTCAGCTCTTTCATTTGAAACAAACCAAGCTGagagtttaattttgtaatGCTCTGACCCACCTGTACTAGTCGCTCAGTTCCTACAGACCTTGACTTGAGGAAACGCTTTCTCATGCGAAGATGAGAAACCAGTTCCAGACTTCAGAGCCACATTTCTCACATGTGAGTCACCTCCagtttcttcagctgtttctagCGTGATCAGTCATTTGGCATTCATCGTCTTCACCGATCCGGTAATGCAGCGGTTTGTTAGGCTGACACATGAAGAGACTCTTGTTGGAAACAGGATGGAGGAGCTGTGGTCAGCTCAGACTTGGGCAGCTAAGGGAAGCAGACACACTCTGGTAGTGTCATCAAGTTTGAGACCTATTCCAAAAGTTAACGCCGTTCTGTAACAAGTCTGGTAATGTTCACTTCAAATTCAACATGTAAAGTAAAATTTGCAATAAGGTGATTTTTCCCTACTGGTTCTAATGtatgaaacataaaatgagatattttgctaacaaacaggcacagacacaggcaattacataatACTTCTAATGGTGgcaggcaaaaaaaagcaattagtCAAAATCAGAACAAATGAAACGCGATTCACTTCTGTCTAAATAAAGTCCAGATTCAGATCTAATTACATAGCCAACTCAATCCAATTATAAGGCAATACAATTAGATtcagtagattaaaaaaaaaatctagtaaAAAGTTGTTTATCCACGAAAACCATTTAAAGCATTCACTAGATGGCAGATCATGCTGTTAACTGGAGGAATCCTCCAGCAGAAGCAGGCCCAGCATGTTCTGTCAGACGCAATCAACAACTCTttgcaataaaagaaataaattgttccaaacacacagcagactCAATACAAATGTATATTTTCTGTCAGCAAAAGTTCCAGAAAAGTTTGTGTTGTCCAGTGACAGCTAAATAAgctgtacaaaacatttaaaagatgcTGAGAGCAATTACTAGGAATGAGGAAACATTTGATGCACTTAGTCTATTGGAGACGCATTGTAAATCTTTCTAAGTTAGCAGGAACcaactaaagaaaacagtgtCTGTTTGAGGACATATCAGCGTTCACTAATGCTGAggaatttttcataaaaatggataagaatataaaaaaaaaaatgacttttactGTTTGTGCACCAAAAGTCAGGTTTTTCTTAAATTGACTTTTCAGTAGGCAATGCTGCACATGTGTAACCTCTTATCACAAAAGCTAACCTGCTCCAGAGCAGGTAGGGTTTCCAGGATAAGTTGCCATGGTGACGCATCCTGGCGCTGTGAAACAGCTTcccaacaattaaaaaaaataaataaataaaactaaaattagctcaCTAACTGTTTTTATGCTACCAGCTCTAGGTCTAAAAGTTAGCTCAGTTTGACCACACAGCAACCACAATCGACACATTACACAgactttatatttatatttatttagtaaaaataaaaccgtGTTGTGTGGGAGGAACTAAGCACACCATGTGACTTAACTTCAGCAACGATATGTTGAATGTGTTCTTTATCAGCCTctcacattgttgttttggttcacTCTTTCTTTAACAGTATTGATTTAGTTAGATAGTTACACATCTTGTCTGTACTGTTTTCACACCAGCAGTGTGGCATATGTATTGTCTGTGTATTCATATCGCCTACTTTTTCAGTGCTTTGCTGCTGCAGTACATCTACAGTCTTTAACAGGGATGTCGTTGCAGTTTTGCATTGCGTGGCTAATCCAGCAGACATGATGTTCCTGCTAACGGTGCCCCAGGTTACACTGCCGCTGTTAGCGTTTGgaatcaaataaatatgtgtCATGCACTCTTCTTAAAAATGTATCATCTTCAAAGAACGACATACACCAGTTACGATATTATTGTTCACCTTTAAACAGAACCTTagttcaaaaaatctgaacttatgctttaagtttaaaaaaataggcaCAATGCCAAAACTGTAGATGTCTAACAACTTCAGGACGGCTAGAGCCACACAACCGGAGTGTATTCTCAGATCTGTTAacactgaagccaaaatgaaaatcttaacactttgtgcttttattacACATCCTGTTCTCGAGGGTCACGCCCACAGTATTTTATCGAGGCTAAAGTTTGGCTGTTGCAAcattataaatctttaaatttttcAGTCaatttgttgtagatttgcCGCTATGCCTGGGAGCCTTTTGTGTTACTCAACACTGACcaaccttcagctgtcagatGGCCTCTTATCCGGCTCTCGGATGCTGTGGCCTTCAAAAGATTTTCCTGAGTCTGACTCGGTGACCGGAAGGTGTCCAGGTCCAGGTGGATTTGAAACAAGCCCATACCATTAGTCTTCCAGCACCATGCTAGACAGTTGGTTTGAGGCATTTGTTCAGATAGGTTGTACATTACAGCCAAACATCTTCACTTTATTATAAGAAGTCTTGTAGTGTGTTCAGTTACAACCTGTTCTCTGTTTAAAGAGGAGAGGCTTTCTCTTAAAAATGCTCATCAAACCAGCCTCACGTGTTCAGTCTTATTGTAATCGTACTGATGCACAATGAAATACTTGCAAAACAGCTGCCTTctttcaaattttagcttctttcaaATATTG of the Kryptolebias marmoratus isolate JLee-2015 linkage group LG3, ASM164957v2, whole genome shotgun sequence genome contains:
- the LOC108241530 gene encoding uncharacterized protein LOC108241530: MPQTGLSFDGGQRGAHGNPWKVNHLLNEHIPGRSSVKGAALHHSRSDGSQTSGRSSVGSLGRPRPPHTVNGHVNHGHEGESPKAALPKKVWARESDFSPVTASAASAPGAGNPCCKYEHLVPDPSLSAPKNNHRGRKKFRQKKKRDDKDPSSGSSAPPLMPQQEQEDWEKEIQEVTLRNWEKMCFGVAAYGPEDVIHFTLRGSTLQERTTADLPATASYSPAVHHVRPLRWRCYRTPAEPDQFANAEE